The Vespula vulgaris chromosome 3, iyVesVulg1.1, whole genome shotgun sequence DNA window tttctctctctttctgttgcTCTCTTTCATCTGCAAAGCCATCTAATCTCGCGATGATAATATGAAGATACAAGGACGAGCATCAATTACGAGATACATGGAGAAGAAACTAAACATTTGTCTCTTCATGCAGTTATAGTTCGATAGTCATATCACGCTCGATTTCTTATTGCAAAGAAGTGTGATCATTAATTTCGATCTGTCGAAGATAGAGATTGAAACAAGACTCGCGAGTATCGATATGGTTTGCCGTCTTTCAAGATAATCGAAACAACTACGAAAGATTTTTGAAAGATACATTGAGAAGACATCGTATAAACAAGTAAGCTTCGTTGTTAATTTagtaatttgatatttattaatcgtgcatgggaattataaaattatttttacgaggGAATATGTCGGTAGAGGAAAGATAGGGGAAGTAAATGGATATTCGACGTTTTTTAACcttcaatttattatattaagttGAGTGAtagtttttcttattattaaatgatactTATCTTATTTTGCATATTATTAtagcatacatatatatatctgttaaatatttttgttgataGTGTTTAAAAAAGTTCGATACCTTTTCGCAATAATGCTTTGCATTGCGAACATGATCATCTACGGTCTCAAGGTCAATATGGCAATAGCTATAGTTGGTATGGTGAAACTTGAAAAATCCGTAGCGTCAGACGAGTGTCCTGAATTTGGAGATTTATCTGTAAAGCAAATTACGGATATGGAAGGACCATTTCATTGGTCGACCACTCAGCAAGGACTTGTCATTAGTATATATTTCGCAGGATATCTCATTGGAATGTTTCCTTCAGGATACTTCGCCGATCGGTGAGTTATTAtaacaaatcaatttttacTCTTCTTAATTAATCGGATCTTAATTGAGCttggaatattatttaaaaaaatatgtgatttattttttttcctccttatgaaaaaaggaaaaaggaaaagaaacaaatcatTTCTTGGAATTCATTATACAGCTTATTAACCAGTCATGAGATCTACGAGAAAAGAATCTTTAACTTCAGTAATAGACCTTCCTTGTGCTACGAGAAACACGaagtatttttatagattacgTATCATacaaataaacgatatttaaaGTTTCctaacgaataatttattagttATAGTCaatgcaaatatttatttacacgatAACCAATTAATAGCTTGAAAATGTGTCCTTCGACAGAAGTAATCATTATATTAGAAGATgtagtataaataaatcataatgatgataacgataataaaaatcgatacaaacttttacgttttaatatttcttttcgttttatagatTTAACACGAAGCTAGTGTTATTGATATGTGTGTTAGCCAACTCAATTCTAACGATCATCGTGCCAATTTGTGCAAGCATTTTGTCACTTCTACTCTTCGTGAGATTTTTTATGGGTATTATGAGTGCTGCTAATCTTCCAATAGTGAACGTTCTGTTGGGAAAATGGGttgtttacgaggaaaagAGTATGTGGGTTGGAATAATCTACGCTGGAACATCTCTAGGAACTGTCATATCGATTCTGACATCTGGCTTAATCTTGAAAGATTTAGGATGGGAAGCTGTGTTTTATATTCATGGCGTACTCCCATTACTGTGGTGTATAgttttctattgttttttcGAGGATTCTCCGGAAAATCAAAAATTCATAaccgaagaagagagaacacTATTAATCACTACGTATGGTCATCGAACACCACAATCATCAAAAATGAAGATCCCTTGGAAAGCAATCTTTACTTCTGTACCATTCTGGGCACTTATCTGGACCAATACTCTGGGAAACTTTTGTTGGTATTTCTTACTCACTCAAATGCCACTTTACATGAACAAAATACTTCGATATGATATTCAATCCGTGAGTATCGTTTAAGATCGGATTTAATTATGTTAcatattagatttattatcgttagaatcaatcgatcgatcgatcgatcctctttcttttcctttccagAATGCGATGATCACTTGTTCTCCATATTTAATGAACGCCATAATTAATCCGCTCATTGGTAAAGCATTAGATGCAGGTAGAAATAAAGGTATCTGGTCGCAAACGACGGCAAGAAAAATTGCTGTTTTCATAAGTGAGTATCGTCCTtcaaatcttttaattatttcttttacttatttacgtattcgatttaattcgatttgtaaaaataatgatgggaaatgaagaaagaaaaattctttatagataaatatctattaaatcAGGGATAAACGATGAATGATACTGATTAAATCTGTTGTACAGGTGCTGTTCCACCTGGTATCTTTctcataataattatgtatagtGGATGTCGTCGTATAATTGCGACGGTTTTATTAGTTCTAAGTATCGTTGTTTGTGGAGCTATTTTCGTTGGTCATCTTTGTAATCAAAACGATTTGGCACCGAATTACGCTGGTATTCTTATGGGAATAACGAATACACCTGGAACAATTTCAGCGTTCATCTTACCAGCCTTGGTGGGCGCTTTAATGGAAGAAGGAGTGAGTATAGAAATGCTTTAAAAGTCATTAGATACTTCACGAATAGCAAACATCGAAAAGGCCGAACTAACTCCgccttcgatctttcttttcttcgatcgtatctcttcttaaaaagaaaaagagaaaaagggaaagagagagagagagagattaaaattttacattttctcgTTCAACgcttttcataatatttcttaacacgtttaaaaaattatataaacgtagtaactattaattattaatatcacttATCGTGATCGTCGAAAATTTGgaacaattttcatttctgtttatgcgaagagaaatatatttatctttgtgAGGATTTgaattgtaaatttatatataattttaattttcattacaaTTAAGTTACAgttaatatatcaattttatttatatgtaatgataattagtaaattataatgatattatttgattatcatttttaatgatatacatgtatgacttttttgtctttttctttaatactcttttctaatttgtttCATGTAGCATACGTTTGCACGCTGGAGAATCGTTTTTTGGATAACCGTCATTGCTCAGTTTCTTGCCTTCTTAATATTTGTTACCTTTGGTTCCGCAAAAATTCAACCATGGAATTATCCAGAATCAGGAGACACGAATTTGGAACAGATGGGAGAACGCCGGGAAAGAACTTAAACGAATTTTGTATTTACGTCTGTTACTTATGAAAATCATTGCGAGAAGGGTCGATAGAATGAGAtagaatatttacaaaaaattcgaCGGTGATCTTAAAAAGTATACGTGCATATgttttaatatgtttatttacaCAAAAGG harbors:
- the LOC127062388 gene encoding sialin-like isoform X2, which encodes MFKKVRYLFAIMLCIANMIIYGLKVNMAIAIVGMVKLEKSVASDECPEFGDLSVKQITDMEGPFHWSTTQQGLVISIYFAGYLIGMFPSGYFADRFNTKLVLLICVLANSILTIIVPICASILSLLLFVRFFMGIMSAANLPIVNVLLGKWVVYEEKSMWVGIIYAGTSLGTVISILTSGLILKDLGWEAVFYIHGVLPLLWCIVFYCFFEDSPENQKFITEEERTLLITTYGHRTPQSSKMKIPWKAIFTSVPFWALIWTNTLGNFCWYFLLTQMPLYMNKILRYDIQSNAMITCSPYLMNAIINPLIGKALDAGRNKGIWSQTTARKIAVFISAVPPGIFLIIIMYSGCRRIIATVLLVLSIVVCGAIFVGHLCNQNDLAPNYAGILMGITNTPGTISAFILPALVGALMEEGHTFARWRIVFWITVIAQFLAFLIFVTFGSAKIQPWNYPESGDTNLEQMGERRERT
- the LOC127062388 gene encoding sialin-like isoform X1, whose protein sequence is MFKKVRYLFAIMLCIANMIIYGLKVNMAIAIVGMVKLEKSVASDECPEFGDLSVKQITDMEGPFHWSTTQQGLVISIYFAGYLIGMFPSGYFADRFNTKLVLLICVLANSILTIIVPICASILSLLLFVRFFMGIMSAANLPIVNVLLGKWVVYEEKSMWVGIIYAGTSLGTVISILTSGLILKDLGWEAVFYIHGVLPLLWCIVFYCFFEDSPENQKFITEEERTLLITTYGHRTPQSSKMKIPWKAIFTSVPFWALIWTNTLGNFCWYFLLTQMPLYMNKILRYDIQSNAMITCSPYLMNAIINPLIGKALDAGRNKGIWSQTTARKIAVFISAVPPGIFLIIIMYSGCRRIIATVLLVLSIVVCGAIFVGHLCNQNDLAPNYAGILMGITNTPGTISAFILPALVGALMEEGHTFARWRIVFWITVIAQFLAFLIFVTFGSAKIQPWNYPESGDTNLEQMGERRERT